The window GCAAGGCCTTCTTCTGCATGAGGATTTCCGCCGCTCGCAGGGACGTTTCCACGCCGGTCCCCGGGGAGCTTTCGTAGGCGCGCACGTAGGTTTCCGCCGCGAGGCTGTTGAGGTCTTCGTTGACGTAGATGTCGGCGAGCGTCGTGAGCATTTCCGGCGTGGCCTTGCCAAGTCCGGCGAGGATTTCGTAGTTGCCTGCGGCTTTGAGATACTCCTGTTGGCCGAGGTAGGCCGTCGCTTGCAGCGTCCAATACTGCTCCTCGTCCGGGTGGTTTTCGATCAAAGGCTGCAGAAGATTGGCGGCCTCCTGGAAGCGTTGCTGCGCGAAGAGAGCTTGCACCAGACCGAGCTTCCACTGCTTCTGCCTGGGCAGGAGCATGACGGCGTTGCGGAAGGCGGTTTCGGCGGCCACCCAGTCCTCGAGTTGCGTGTAAACCGCGCCCAGAAGGCCGTAGATGTCGCCGCTGGCACCACCGAGTTCGACGACCCGGGTGAAATGCTCCTTGGCCTGCTCCGGACGATTCGCCTGAAGATAAATGACGGCCAAGCTCTGGTGGGCGCGGAGGAAGTTGGGGAATTTCTTGATCGCGATGAGAAACTGCGCTGCGGCTTCCTTCTTCTTGTCGGCTTGGAAGTAGATATTGCCGAGAAGCGTGTTGAACTGCGCGCTCGCGCTCTCATCGGCCACGATCTGCTTGAGCAAACCCGCCGCTCGCGCGGGATCGCTGCCCGCCATCTGCGCGAGAGCGGTGTAGTCCTGCTGGAGTTCCGCTGATTGGATCACGGGCTCGATTTCCGTGTTGATGGCGAAGCTGTAAGCCAGGCGTTTCTGAAAAGCGGGGTCCTGGAAGAGCGACCGGATGACGGAGTCCTGCGCGCCGAGGAAGCCGGGGCAGAGAGCAAGCAGTAAAAGTAGGATGCGTTTCATGATGGACTGCGGATTGCGATGTTCGGAAAGGGGAAATCAG is drawn from Verrucomicrobiota bacterium and contains these coding sequences:
- a CDS encoding tetratricopeptide repeat protein; amino-acid sequence: MKRILLLLLALCPGFLGAQDSVIRSLFQDPAFQKRLAYSFAINTEIEPVIQSAELQQDYTALAQMAGSDPARAAGLLKQIVADESASAQFNTLLGNIYFQADKKKEAAAQFLIAIKKFPNFLRAHQSLAVIYLQANRPEQAKEHFTRVVELGGASGDIYGLLGAVYTQLEDWVAAETAFRNAVMLLPRQKQWKLGLVQALFAQQRFQEAANLLQPLIENHPDEEQYWTLQATAYLGQQEYLKAAGNYEILAGLGKATPEMLTTLADIYVNEDLNSLAAETYVRAYESSPGTGVETSLRAAEILMQKKALPEAHTLLSKAQSTAGDALATEDKVRLLKLEAKVAFAEDPQSVEGREKLEQVVNVYDPLDGDAFILLGQYYERTPDAEGKPQNELAMEMYKDAAEDEEMLPLANFRHAQLIQRIYPKDLSRIREAITLLKAAQSMKESDKVGDYLEDLERYAKSLGS